One Methanobacteriales archaeon HGW-Methanobacteriales-1 genomic window carries:
- the sepS gene encoding O-phosphoserine--tRNA ligase, translated as MDKKKIIKLAKKDFEKAWMESGKLLKTPHHDQQHPRLRFTTGKSHVLYDTIWQIRQAYLQLGFQETINPLFVEEDHVYKQFGPEAPAVLDRCFYLAGLPRPDIGLGIDKIEKIEKLGVEVNEDHLKGLQDVFRGYKKGNVEGDDLVHDVSASLEVEDHVGLRVLEKVFPEIHELKPISSRTTLRSHMTSGWFISLQNAHNHSKLPLKLFSIDRCFRREQREDSSHLMTYHSASCVVVDEEVSLDMGKAISESLLEYFGFSKFKFIPDEKKSKYYIPETQTEVYGYHPKLKEWIEIATFGLYSPIALSKYGIDKEVMNLGVGAERMAMVLNQANDIREMVYPQIYGKWELSDRDLATMLRINYYPVTEEGKALMENIISVWSENASAESPCEITIFSGEFLGKKIILEAVEEESDTRLLGPAAKNQVYIYQGNIVGVPVEGKLDDPLIKKAVDKGIPINTSYLEALAAQAAYKVEEMVVSGMDEIKIRSTIARSLSDINLQLDNVALNYITGNNKEIDIRGPIFSTLVCRMD; from the coding sequence TTGGACAAAAAAAAGATTATAAAGCTGGCTAAGAAAGATTTTGAAAAGGCATGGATGGAAAGTGGAAAATTATTAAAAACCCCACACCATGACCAGCAACACCCCCGGTTACGATTTACTACCGGGAAATCACACGTTCTATACGACACCATATGGCAGATAAGACAAGCCTATCTGCAGTTAGGTTTTCAGGAAACTATAAATCCTCTTTTTGTGGAAGAAGATCATGTTTACAAGCAGTTCGGACCAGAAGCCCCTGCAGTTCTTGACCGTTGTTTCTACTTGGCAGGTCTTCCTAGACCAGATATTGGCTTGGGAATCGATAAAATAGAAAAAATTGAAAAGTTAGGTGTGGAAGTTAATGAAGACCATTTAAAAGGCCTTCAAGATGTTTTTAGAGGTTATAAAAAGGGAAATGTGGAAGGGGACGATCTAGTACACGATGTTTCTGCATCCCTTGAAGTGGAAGACCATGTTGGCCTGCGGGTTCTGGAGAAGGTATTTCCAGAAATACATGAATTAAAACCCATATCCAGCAGAACCACCTTACGATCCCATATGACGTCTGGATGGTTTATATCATTACAAAATGCCCACAATCATTCTAAACTACCCTTAAAACTGTTTTCAATTGATAGATGTTTTAGAAGGGAACAAAGAGAAGATTCCAGCCACTTGATGACCTATCATTCTGCTTCTTGTGTGGTAGTGGATGAAGAAGTTTCTCTGGACATGGGTAAGGCAATTTCTGAAAGTTTACTGGAGTATTTTGGTTTTTCCAAGTTCAAATTCATTCCTGATGAGAAAAAATCCAAATATTATATCCCTGAAACCCAGACTGAGGTTTATGGATACCATCCTAAGTTAAAAGAATGGATAGAAATCGCCACCTTCGGATTGTATTCTCCTATTGCCCTTTCCAAATATGGCATTGATAAAGAAGTCATGAACCTGGGAGTAGGTGCTGAGAGAATGGCCATGGTCCTGAATCAGGCAAATGACATTAGGGAAATGGTTTATCCCCAAATATATGGTAAATGGGAACTCAGTGATCGTGATTTGGCCACTATGCTGCGTATAAATTATTATCCAGTTACTGAAGAGGGTAAGGCCCTCATGGAGAATATAATTTCTGTTTGGAGTGAAAATGCATCGGCAGAATCCCCCTGCGAGATTACCATATTCTCTGGAGAATTTTTAGGTAAAAAAATTATTTTAGAAGCCGTGGAAGAAGAATCCGACACCCGACTCTTGGGCCCAGCAGCTAAAAATCAGGTTTACATTTATCAAGGAAACATTGTAGGAGTTCCGGTAGAAGGAAAATTGGATGATCCTCTAATAAAAAAGGCCGTTGATAAAGGAATACCAATTAATACCAGTTATTTAGAAGCTCTTGCTGCTCAGGCCGCCTACAAAGTAGAAGAAATGGTGGTTAGTGGCATGGATGAAATTAAAATTAGGAGCACCATTGCCCGATCACTTTCCGATATAAATCTACAGCTGGATAATGTGGCCTTGAATTATATCACGGGAAATAATAAAGAAATTGATATTAGGGGCCCTATATTTTCTACGTTGGTTTGTAGAATGGATTAA